AAGAGCCTAAATTCCTATAATTaaaagtaaaatgactaaattttaaatatataaaaatacaaaaacttaatcatatttttaactttttatatttcTTAAACTGGTTTTTGTCCCGTGAGATGCATGCGTTGATTatgtatataaattaaaatgcatttaatcattttataatttttaaataaaattttaaaaattcaatacacaattttttattaaaactttTATTGAACTTTTAAAGTATTAATTGAAAAACTTgaaacatattttaattttttttatatttttaaactaatttttatCTCGTGAGATGCAATGTATATAAGTTAAAatacatttaatcattttaaagttttctaaagtcgTAAAAATTGAATACAaacattttcaatttttattaaaacttttATTGAactaacatatttttaatttttttaatatttcttaAATGTTATTTGACCATTTAGAATCTAAATGCCACCTttttgaattgtggcatataaTATATAACCATgcataacataataataaaaagaagagAATGACAAATGCCTTAGACTAAGTTTCATGTGGATACAGTCAACCTCTGACTGCAATGAAATTCAGCTTTAGTCCGATGTTCACTTCAAATTTTCTAATTCAGCACTTACCTATTCAAAATCAAAATGATTTTAAGCTTTTAATTCTACTCATGGCACTTTAAATAagttgaataatgaaattagaaaatatggaatATTActataaaatttgcttttaatatataaaaataaaagcatAAATCTCTGACAAGAATATATAATAtaactattttaaatttattagtgACCCGACGTTAAATAAATtcataacttttaaaagtaacTATAAACATTTTTAAAGTATTTATACTAAACATGAATTGTCAGATAAATTGAAATATATCCATAagacttaaataaaataaatatagaatgaaaattttatatagttAAACATAGAATTTATGTCTAAAGGTGACAACGgacttaaaatgaaaaatatatatttgttatttaCTTATTTTCGTTATCATTTAACGATATAGTTTACAATTTTATTTTCGgctaatcaaattaaaaaaataaagtgaccaaaattcctaaaattttaattattgtttacaatttataattaaaatatatatatggcaaGGTGGTAAATAAAGTGAGCAGGAGGGCTATTTATCGCATTCCATTTGAAAATTTATTGTCAGTAGTATTTTTAACTAAATATTCAAGTCAAGCCAACCTCTACCGTGGCTTTCACCTAACCCCGACCATACCTCACATTTCTTGTAGATGTGAACCAAATTTGTTTCATAAATGGTACTCCAAAGGAAAAAAAACGATTATTTTAacaaatttaatcttttaaagatacaattaaattttatctaattccaaattttattaaaaattataatctacattaattttatcaaaatttgatCATCATATTTTATGAAaacttaaaattgatcaaattaagaaATATTATTAACATTATCTTTAATCGATTACTTGAAACTAACATTTAATTTTTGTAAAGTATTAATATCAAAttctaataaattaaaatagaaagATTAATTTATCAGTTTTTATAAAATAGAGACGTGAAATTAGCATTAgatatatttttttttctcaaaaaggaaaaagagagaaaaattatTACTTAGgaaataaccaaaaaaaaaaaaagaaagaaagaagaagaagaagaaaaatgaagattaTTCAGTGGGCTAACTACCAAAGGCCACGTGACCATCTCTCTCCTGTTACTCCCTGCGGTGTGGTGAGCTACTCCCAATTCCCTCCATTCCATTTTCCCTCTCTTTCTATATAAATCCGCACCTACCCTTTTCATTCCTCATTTccagcttttcttttctatccATTTCTCGTCTcgtcttttcttttcctttcgtaAGGCGAGCGAGCCACTGTAATCTTTTCCTTTCGTTACAACTTTCTCTTCAGGTAAACATTCCATTTCCTCcctaaaccttttttttttctctcagaTCTGTTTCTTTTTTCTTAATTCCAATTTCTGTCGCTTTTTGATTTCCGATGCTTTCGAGGAAATTTTAAGATACTTTGATTTGTAATTTTTTGCTGATGAATCAACTATATGAAGCTCGAGAGCTAGAGATCTCGCATTTCATTTTTATCATACTGCTTTTTTAACTGCATTCCGGTGATTTGATTTGCTCGTCTTCTTTGTATCGAGATCTGATTCGGTTTAGGTTCGAGTTAGGTGTAGCGTTGGATCCGGCTCTTTCAATTGCTTCATCAACAGCTTCAGTTAACTAGTTAGCGACGTGTTTGTTGAACAGGTCTCTTTGAGTCGAAGCCATGGCCACCGGACAGTTGTTTTCTCGAACAACTCAAGCCTTATTCTATAACTACAAACAACTTCCTATTCAACGCATGCTTGATTTCGATTTCCTTTGCGGTACGGGTCCCTTGCTGATTTCATCTTATATTTAGCTGATCGGCACTCGTATTACGGAATTGTTCGAATTATGTTGTTTTTATCTTTAATTCTTGATCGttattatcttttattattaattttcccttctttttaaaaaaaaaaaaatttgtagggAGGGATACACCGTCCGTCGCTGGTATCATTAATCCTGGTGCCGAGGGATTTCAGAAACTCTTCTTTGGTCAAGAGGAAATAGCGATCCCAGTGCATTCAACGTAAGATGCTCTTATCTCCTGTTTCTATTTTTAGATAAACTTTTTTTCCCTGTAGTTATTAATCCGTATATTGAAAGTGTTATAGGGTAAATGAACTTTCTACCATGTTACCTTAAAATCCTATAAACCAGCCTGCAAAGTTTAAATCTCTACTACTAGGCTTATGCGATCACCATGTGTAACATTCGATTATGAATAAGGAATCCTTCAATGAttcatttatttaacataatttagttAGAGGAACACATGACCAGCATATTATCTGCTTTCGAAACTTTGAAATTCTACTATTATGGGATGATGATCCATTACTCGGTATATATTTGCTTTTTTCGGAAAATTCTATCCATTTACTATTGAGAGATCAGAAAATAATTGGTCTATGATGCTATAACTTTGTTTAGTTTTGATCAAAGGGAATTGACATTGGCTTTTGTGTTAGTTGTATCTCCTACATGGCAATCATTTTTGCATTTAACAAGTAGTTCTTGCTAATAAATAATCTAATTGTGTCTTGAGAGAGGACGTTCAATTAATACTATAGTGTGATTTTACATCCTTTACAGATTAGGATAATCCTGTAAGGCTTACTTTGCTGTTTGATTGATGAATTTGTATTCTCCTAGCTTTATTTTCTCTAACCTCGTAATTGATAAATTTTGCAGCATTGAGGCAGCATGCGCTGCACATCCAACTGCCGATGTTTTTATTAACTTTGCATCATATCGAAGGTTAGCCTTTGTTGCATTCATGCTATTTTTGTGAGCTAGAATCCTTATATGCATAACTTaaatcattttgttttattttcttacaGTGCTGCTGCTTCGTCCATGTCTGCTCTGAAACAACCTACCATTCGAGTTGTTGCTATAATTGCTGAAGGTGTTCCTGAATCAGACACCAAACAGCTGATTGCATATGCACGTTCCAACAACAAGGTAAGCAAGATGATTAGAACAGAACTAGGCAATGGAAATGGTTAACCAATATAAAATGCATCTCCTTGTGATCTTGCAGTTGCAAAGATCTGATTTAACAAATTTTACTAGCATTCTTTGATTCTGTATTTCATTTCATTACTTATGCTATTACAGGTTGTTATTGGCCCAGCTACTGTTGGAGGAATTCAAGCTGGAGCTTTTAAGATAGGTGACACTGCTGGAACAATTGACAATATTGTTCATTGCAAGCTGTACAGGCCTGGATCTGTTGGCTTTGTCTCCAAATCTGTATGTTATCTTTCATAGTTTTTTCTTATGCATGTGCACATGTGTCTGAGTAACTATGCCTCTTTCTCTTCTGCTTAAGCAATTACACCTCGATACATTGTGCACCAATTTCCTATCACTAATTTGGCATTTGGTATCATGGCTTTGGCCAGAATGTGACCCATACATATGGCATTAGTTTTAACTTATATCTTTTTAATAATATTGCAGGGTGGCATGTCGAATGAAATGTACAACACTATTGCCCGTGTTACAGATGGAATCTATGAAGGTAACTATAAGCTACCCTTAACATGTACAAATATATTCATATTTGCCAAATTGAATTTCATATGAAACATTAATTTTTGGGTACATATTGAAAAATAATGTAGGCATAGCTATTGGAGGAGATGTCTTCCCGGGATCCACCTTATCCGACCATATTTTGAGATTTAACAACATTCCACAGGTATATTATAGTTTTCATTCGAATCATTGTGATTTCCTGCCTACCATTTGTTTCTACAAGCAAAGCACTCATGGTTAGGGTAGCACAAAACTAGCCCTCCTAACTCCCATTGGATTGATTTTTgcattttaaaattcataattctCATAGAATCATCTTCTACATTGCAAAAGAAGTTCCTGACCCTTTTTTCCCCATCAACAGGTCAAGATGGTGGTTGTCCTTGGAGAACTTGGTGGAAGAGATGAGTATTCCTTAGTTGAAGCCCTGAAACAGGGAAAAGTGAACAAGCCAGTGGTTGCTTGGGTCAGTGGAACTTGTGCACGCCTCTTCAAATCAGAAGTACAGTTTGGTCATGCTGTAAGTTATCACCTTAATTTTCCTGGAATTCATCTTTCCTCCCTTTGTGTTCAAGCTTTGGGGTTCCTGCAATGAATGAGACATTACCTTTACCTTATAATTAATTCAGGGAGCTAAGAGTGGTGGTGAGATGGAGTCTGCACAGGGAAAGAATCAAGCGCTAAGGGAAGCTGGAGCTGTTGTTCCCACTTCATATGAAGCTCTGGAAGCTACAATCAAGGAAACATTTGAGAAACTGGTGAGTTTCTGTTTTGGCCAAATGTTGGACAGTTTTAAGCTTTTAGCCATATTTACAAATTTGATTGGTGTGTTTAGGTTGAAGAAGGGAAGATTACACCGGTCAAGGAAGTTAAGCCTCCACAAATCCCAGAAGATCTTAACAGTGCTATTAAGAGCGGGAAAGTTCGTGCTCCAACACATATTATTTCGACCATCTCTGATGACAGAGGTATCTTAACTAATATATATTTGACAATTAAATTAGATGTTTGATGAAATGGAGACTAAGGCGTGTTAAATTCTTTCTTTGAACCAAATTTGCAGGGGAGGAACCATGCTATGCTGGTGTGCCCATGTCTTCCATTGTTGAGCAAGGTCTTGGTGTTGGTGATGTCATTTCTCTCTTGTGGTTCAAACGTAGCCTTCCACGATACTGTACTAAATTTATCGAGGTAGGCTGCTGAAATTTGTGATAATCTTTTATGAGTTATGAGCCCTTGCTTCCTAGTGACCCATATCTACCATCACCTTTCACAAGTGTTACCCTTCTTATGATAGGATCCTTTttgaagttaaaattggcctaatccttttctttttattttattattgtctTCATCTCTAGAAAGCATCATTCCTTTTTGTTTTGACTAATATGTTTGATCTGGCCAGATATGCATCATGCTCTGTGCTGATCACGGTCCCTGTGTCTCTGGTGCGCACAACACTATAGTGACTGCAAGAGCTGGGAAGGACCTTGTGTCCAGTCTTGTGTCAGGTTTGCTTACAATTGGTCCTCGCTTTGGTGGTGCAATTGATGATGCTGCACGATACTTTAAAGATGCTTACGATAGGGTAAGTTTCAATATTGTTATTTGTAGCGACtttgatgattttttttcttaataCAGCCTAAGATGTTTCCTCTTTACTGTCCTTTTACAGGGTCTTACACCTTATGAATTTGTTGAAGGCATGAAAAAGAAGGGCATCCGTGTACCTGGAATTGGTCACAGGTACGAATGCTTTTTAATAGTCATGATAGTTTTAACCATGCAAAAGCTACTAAACATGGGATCTGCTTTTCTATTGTTTCATCCTAGATCATGTTACATGTCTAATGGTTACAAATGCTTTCTTTCCTGTGAAAAGGATCAAGAGAGGGGACAACAGAGATAAAAGAGTAGAGCTTCTCCAACTGTTTGCTCGCACAAATTTCCCATCTGTGAAGTACATGGAATATGCTGTTCAAGTTGAAACCTACACTCTCTCAAAGGCTAACAACCTTGTCCTCAACGTGGATGGTGCTATCGGGTCGCTTTTCTTGGATCTTCTTGCTGGTAGTGGAATGTTCACAAAGCAAGAGATTGATGAGATTGTTGAGATTGGCTACCTAAATGGGCTCTTTGTGCTAGCACGATCCATTGGTTTGATTGGGTAAGTTTAGACAAACTTTCCAATCTTAACATTTGGTATTTTGCTTGAAATTTCTGACCTTGCACTCAAAACCATTGGATTTGGATGTTGGCAAGAATGTTTTACTTTGTTGTTGACATTCAATTGTTTGATATTTCAGGCACACTTTCGATCAGAAGAGACTGAAGCAGCCACTATACCGTCATCCATGGGAAGATGTTCTTTACACTAAGTGAGAGAACATTACGAGCAGTAGGTGCAAATCTCCTCGAGCATTGTTGTTACTGGAGTCCTTTTGTCTGCATTTTTATGGGGTATGGTTGTTTGGTTCTTAGATTATTGTTTGTAAGGCAAGGCTAAATGGTGGATCACCATCATTTCTAAGTTGTATTCAAGGTCCACATAGGAgaaaaaaaatctcaaaaatgCTGCGTGATTCGTTTTTAGTTTTTTTACCAGTTTCACGGATAAATAAGACATGTCTTGCACATTGTATTGtaatattttatgagaaatttcgaaattaggaaTCATCTATTCTCGGATTATACAATAAGGTAGTTGAAGTTAAGCTTTCCCCCCTCTAAAGTTGGATCATTAGGTCCACAATATTATGTGGCTTAAATTTTCTGTTTGAAGAATAGGGCGCTCTACATAATATACACAATGTATCGACCAGAATTATCCTATTCCTTTTATTGATGTGCTTTCTCTGGAATCAGTTAAAACGATGTTAGGTGGCACTTGGCGGAGGCGTAGGTTTTGGTAATGATGTGTTTTCAAGGCAATTGATGCAGTTGGATTACGTTTGCAACGTGGTATTGTTCGTTTCAGCGATGACCATTGTTTTTGCTGCTTTGATATTTTTGGAATAGACATTACATAATGATAAAGTCACCTTGCTATATATAGCTACAACCAAATGCAGTCCAACAATCCGTCTACCAACAATAGTGCGGTTAGTGGAAACCTGTTTTGGGTCTGTTCAGCCTTCTAACAAAAATATTGTTCACACCTTATGGATTAGCCTTTTAAAGGAAAAAATGATCTCATATTGATGGTCTAAGGGTGGACTAGACTTGATATACCATGGGTTTCTTTCCTCTCTCGACAGGCTTATTCTCAAACGACACATGACGTGAAGAAAGGATTCACCTTTAAAAACAATATATCATTTTAAAATCACATAACTGTGAGAATAGTTTTCGCCTTCTAATTTTGGGAATGGTTCCCAAATCATTTGGGTTTTGGCTTCATCTTATGGGGcaattttctttttttgaaaatAAAGCTTGAGGGTGAGACggaatttcaattaaaattttggaGTTCAGGCTGATTTGGGTTTAGATCTCAGCCACATCGCTCTATCTCGAAAAATTTACCCAcatatatttcttttaattttatatctatattttatatgctttaattataatatttttaaaacttttataacactttaaacattttaattatttttatattagaaatTATATTGTGTATGCACGTGAAAAtcacatatttaaaatataaatatatctttaaaaataatataaaataaataatgaaatgtatggtttaaaactaattaataataacacattaaatatttacgttattaaaatgaaaaaataaattaatttatttatcatggtgttgtcatcaatcttgagttgatgtcgagttaacttgtgacaccaactcaatcaaatacattattaattattaatatatacaactaATAGAGGTAATAAGGTGtgcttaataaaattaaaatgtataaaaatatcaaaataaaactttagCTTAGTGGTAAATTGATGGTTTTACTTATGCTATTTTTGTGCATTTAAATCCCATTAtatgcatattttggttttttaagtgaaaaaaaaatactaaaatactcTTGAATAATATTACTCATTTTAATTCGGAAGAGTATTCTTGTAACTTCCTAATTGAGTTGGTGACCCGGTTGAGGGTGACACCAACTCAGTCAGGGGTTTTATTAATAGTAAGTATAAATATATACAACTGATGGAGTTAATAATGTGtgcataatgaaattaaaatatattaaaatattaaaatcctGTTTTACTTGAGaggtaaattaaatattttactaaaGTAATTACCGTGGATTCTAATcgattatatacatatttttatttttttaaagtgaaAAATTAAAATGCCCTTGAATAATATTTACGTATTTTAATGATAGAAAAGCATTATCATAATTTCCTAAATGAGTTGGTGACACGGTTAAGGATGACAACAACTCATTCAAaggttttattaataatatagatattcaattaaataatttattttttaatattttataatgtgtattttatttaaacttgtaaaaattaatatgatatgaaAAATTATGATCAAATTATGAGATCATTATGTGTAAATTGTGTTTAGGTTTTAAGTACGATTATGTTTCAATTTCAGTTTATTTTTGTAATGATTGATTATAATTATAGTTATTAAAACATGTATTATTTATAATCATAACTATACTTATCACTTAAAaaggaaattataaaaaattatagatGGAGTTTTTTTTCAATATCAGGCTTGggtattaaaacattaaaataaatccaGATGGGGATGTGATGAAAGCAGGAAGTATAAAAAACTGAAAACGAATGAAGCGAGTAAAAAACCGCGCCTTCATGTCCCACAGCCACCGAAATTGAATAGTCCTTTCTTGCATCAACCAAAAGATGTAAAGAAGTTAGAAAGGTAATAATTCTGAGCCAAGTTTTGTTCCTGTGTGTACGTCTTAGAGTGAATAAAGTGATGAGGTGAGTTGAGGAATAAAGGAAGAATTGACGGACGATAACCAAAGCCAGGCTCACCTGCCGTTTCGCACCAACATCCAACAACTATGATAGCGGTTGCTTTCTTTTCTGTGATGCGGCGATACTTAACAGTTAAGTTATTTTTTTAACAACCTGACGATACTTTTGACACTTTTGGCAAATGTTGAGATCTTTGGGTTTGAATCCCACAATTTGTAAAGACAACGtgaatttatttcttattttgtgtgaattttatCTAGTCCTTTTTGAATCAGTTAAAACTTTTGTCTGATTCTTTGTTGACTGATTGAATTCTCggaaatatatttatatgttgtacttataattgtattgttattgtgctgataaaacaaaaacaataaaaagagttgatattttatttatttattggtaTATTTATGTGATGGAAATAAGAAAGCAAAGGACGAAAAAGGGTCCTACATATGAAAAAATTATTCAACATTCAAAAACTTTGCTTTTTATTTCCAACCGCAGAAAACAAAAttggattttcttttttcaaatttGTTTAACACAGTTTTCTTGATGTATAAGATTCAAatatacaatttattttataGTCATCGAGTTTCAATTAGGGTATTAtactaatataatatatatatatatatatattttacatttttaggtAACTATTAACATTTTTTTATCAAGTTGACCTAATTCTTTTTTCTATCACTTTGAATTTTAACcttcaaatttaattaaattatttttaatgaaaaattgaataaattattaaatttcaacaACACTAGCAGGCTACTACATAAAGTCTCCATGTACTTTTTCCACATGAatgattcttttaaaatttatggaaaacTACTTGGGTGGTTACCCAACTTCAataactttcaatttcatcattggcgttttcaaattttaa
The Gossypium arboreum isolate Shixiya-1 chromosome 10, ASM2569848v2, whole genome shotgun sequence genome window above contains:
- the LOC108489332 gene encoding ATP-citrate synthase beta chain protein 2; protein product: MATGQLFSRTTQALFYNYKQLPIQRMLDFDFLCGRDTPSVAGIINPGAEGFQKLFFGQEEIAIPVHSTIEAACAAHPTADVFINFASYRSAAASSMSALKQPTIRVVAIIAEGVPESDTKQLIAYARSNNKVVIGPATVGGIQAGAFKIGDTAGTIDNIVHCKLYRPGSVGFVSKSGGMSNEMYNTIARVTDGIYEGIAIGGDVFPGSTLSDHILRFNNIPQVKMVVVLGELGGRDEYSLVEALKQGKVNKPVVAWVSGTCARLFKSEVQFGHAGAKSGGEMESAQGKNQALREAGAVVPTSYEALEATIKETFEKLVEEGKITPVKEVKPPQIPEDLNSAIKSGKVRAPTHIISTISDDRGEEPCYAGVPMSSIVEQGLGVGDVISLLWFKRSLPRYCTKFIEICIMLCADHGPCVSGAHNTIVTARAGKDLVSSLVSGLLTIGPRFGGAIDDAARYFKDAYDRGLTPYEFVEGMKKKGIRVPGIGHRIKRGDNRDKRVELLQLFARTNFPSVKYMEYAVQVETYTLSKANNLVLNVDGAIGSLFLDLLAGSGMFTKQEIDEIVEIGYLNGLFVLARSIGLIGHTFDQKRLKQPLYRHPWEDVLYTK